In the Actinomycetes bacterium genome, one interval contains:
- a CDS encoding acyl-CoA dehydrogenase family protein: MSEAFTLTEDQKLFRKEWRRLFEDKFTERAAEIDRTAEFPWDNYEVLKASGLTGINIPEEYGGAGADAVTHSLLIEELARVCASTSLIPAVNKLGTLPILFAGSEEQKQRFLPLIADGTAMISYCLTEPGSGSDAAAMASRAVRDGDDYVINGTKRFITGGGVSKLYVYYAVTDPSAGSRGISAFVLEGTMPGLEIGKHEDKLGIRGSPTTEVICNDVQVPAANRLGEEGTGFKLALRALEHSRITIGAQALGIAQGALDYALGYVKEREQFGSRIADFQGIQFMLADMAMQVEAARALIYTAAAKADRGDTDLLFFSAASKCFASDVAMQVTTDAVQLLGGYGYVREYPVERMMRDAKITQIYEGTNQVLRVVMGRHLRDKRD; encoded by the coding sequence ATGTCCGAGGCGTTCACGCTCACCGAGGACCAGAAGCTGTTCCGCAAGGAGTGGCGGCGGCTGTTCGAGGACAAGTTCACCGAGCGGGCGGCCGAGATCGACCGTACGGCCGAGTTCCCCTGGGACAACTACGAGGTGCTGAAGGCCAGCGGCCTGACCGGCATCAACATCCCCGAGGAGTACGGCGGCGCCGGCGCCGACGCGGTCACCCACTCGCTGCTCATCGAGGAGCTGGCCCGGGTGTGCGCCAGCACCTCGCTGATCCCGGCCGTCAACAAGCTCGGCACCCTGCCGATCCTGTTCGCCGGCAGCGAGGAGCAGAAGCAGCGCTTCCTGCCTCTGATCGCCGACGGCACCGCGATGATCTCCTACTGCCTGACCGAGCCCGGCTCCGGGTCGGACGCCGCTGCGATGGCGTCGCGGGCGGTCCGCGACGGCGACGACTACGTGATCAACGGCACGAAGCGGTTCATCACCGGCGGCGGCGTCAGCAAGCTCTACGTCTACTACGCAGTCACCGACCCGTCGGCCGGGTCGCGAGGGATCAGCGCGTTCGTGCTCGAGGGCACCATGCCGGGCCTCGAGATCGGCAAGCACGAGGACAAGCTCGGCATCCGCGGGTCACCCACGACCGAGGTGATCTGCAACGACGTGCAGGTGCCCGCCGCCAACCGGCTCGGCGAGGAGGGGACCGGCTTCAAGCTCGCGCTCAGGGCGCTCGAGCACAGCCGGATCACCATCGGCGCCCAGGCGCTCGGCATCGCCCAGGGCGCGCTCGACTACGCCCTCGGCTACGTCAAGGAGCGCGAGCAGTTCGGCTCCCGGATCGCCGACTTCCAGGGCATCCAGTTCATGCTGGCCGACATGGCGATGCAGGTCGAGGCGGCCCGCGCCCTCATCTACACGGCCGCCGCCAAGGCCGACCGGGGCGACACCGACCTGCTGTTCTTCTCGGCCGCGTCCAAGTGCTTCGCCTCCGACGTGGCCATGCAGGTCACCACCGACGCGGTCCAGCTGCTCGGCGGCTACGGCTACGTGCGGGAGTACCCGGTGGAGCGCATGATGCGCGACGCGAAAATCACACAAATATATGAGGGCACGAATCAGGTGCTCCGCGTGGTTATGGGCCGTCACCTGCGCGACAAGCGTGATTAG
- a CDS encoding SAM-dependent methyltransferase, with protein sequence MPSSTAPTEINTGVPHTARVWNYWLGGKDNFPADREAGDEVRAFIPDIVDSARADRAFLGRAVRYLAGEAGIRQFLDIGTGIPTANNTHEVAQRMAPESRIVYVDNDPIVLAHARALLTSTPQGVTDYIDADARDTDKILQAAAKTLDFDQPVALMLLGILNHIIDDDEAHAIVNRLLDAVPSGSYLVIGHPTKEVHGEAMAEAMRLWNERGGTPIIDRSRQELARFFDRLELLEPGVVSCSRWRPDPADADAAEVSEFCAVGRKP encoded by the coding sequence ATCCCCAGCTCCACGGCGCCGACCGAGATCAACACCGGGGTTCCTCACACGGCTCGGGTCTGGAACTACTGGCTGGGCGGCAAGGACAACTTCCCCGCCGACCGCGAGGCCGGTGACGAGGTTCGTGCCTTCATCCCCGACATCGTCGACTCCGCCCGCGCCGACCGGGCGTTCCTCGGCCGCGCCGTCCGGTACCTTGCCGGCGAGGCGGGCATCCGCCAGTTCCTCGACATCGGCACCGGCATTCCCACCGCGAACAACACCCACGAGGTCGCCCAACGGATGGCGCCGGAGTCCCGCATCGTCTACGTCGACAACGACCCGATCGTGCTTGCGCACGCCCGCGCCCTGCTCACCAGCACCCCACAGGGTGTCACCGACTACATCGACGCCGACGCGCGCGACACCGACAAGATCTTGCAGGCCGCCGCCAAGACGCTGGACTTCGACCAGCCGGTCGCGCTCATGCTGCTGGGGATCTTGAACCACATCATCGACGACGACGAGGCGCACGCGATCGTCAACCGGCTCCTGGACGCGGTACCTTCCGGCAGCTACCTGGTGATCGGCCACCCCACCAAAGAGGTCCACGGCGAAGCGATGGCCGAGGCCATGCGGCTGTGGAACGAGCGGGGTGGAACCCCGATCATCGACCGCAGCCGCCAGGAGCTGGCTCGGTTCTTCGACCGCCTGGAGCTGCTGGAGCCCGGCGTGGTCTCGTGTTCGCGGTGGCGACCCGACCCCGCCGACGCCGACGCCGCCGAGGTGTCTGAATTCTGTGCAGTCGGGCGAAAGCCCTGA